The genome window CAAGAAGAAGATCAAGTTTTGGTTACTCGTCAAAGTGAATCAAAAGAACACAAATCTCTCCATGGTTTAATACGGTCACTTGTTGCAAATATGGTAGAGGGTGTTTCCTCTGGTTTCGAAAAAACACTAGAATTAGTTGGTGTTGGGTACAGAGTACAACAATCAGGCAAAGGGGTAAATTTGCAATTAGGCTACTCGCATACTATTGATGTTCAACCCAAAGAAGGAATAACTTTTGAATTAGAAGGAAATAATTTGATTAAAATACAAGGTATTGATAAACAGGCTGTTGGTGAAACTGCGGCAAATATCAGAAAATTACGAAAACCTAATGTTTATACTGGCAAAGGTGTTCGTTACCAAGGTGAACAAGTTAGAAGAAAAGCCGGTAAGAGTGGAGCTAGCGGTGGCTAAAATAACAACAAAAAAAGGACAAATGATTTCTAGACATGCAAGAGTGCGTAAGAAGGTGATAGGGACATCCCAAAGACCCCGACTTACAGTATTTAGAAGTTTAAATAATGTTTATGCACAAATCATTGATGATTCGTTAGGCAATACTATAGTAGCTTCCTCAAGCTTGAAACTTGATACTGGTGGTCAAAAAAAATCTGAAATTGCATATATTGTAGGTAAAAACATTGCTGAACTTGCTAAAAAAGCAGGAATTAGCAAAGTGGTTTTTGACAGAGGTGGTTACAAATATCACGGCAGAGTTAAATCTTTAGCAGATGGTGCTAGAGAGGGAGGAATTGAATTCTAATGACATTCAACAGAAATAATACAAATCAGCAAGATTATCAACCTGAATTTTCTGAAAAAGTTGTTGATATTAAAAGAGTTGCTAAAGTTGTCAAAGGTGGTCGTAATTTAAGTTTTAGAACACTAGTAGTGATAGGCAATGGCAAAGGTAAAGTTGGTGTGGGATTAGGGAAATCCGAGGCTATACCTGACGCCGTGCAAAAAGCCACATCTGTTGCTCAAAAAAACCTTGTAAGTTTTGATTTGAAAGAAACTACAATTCCATATCAAGTTGAAGCTAAATATGGTGCAGCTCAGGTTATTATTAAGCCTGCTCCGCAAGGTACAGGAATTCGTGCCGGTGCTTCTATGCGTGCAGTTTTGGAACAAAGTGGGGTCAAGGATGTTGTTGCGAAATCTTTAAGAAGCCAAAATCCAATCAATGTAGTACGTGCAACTATTTCAGCTCTAGGACAATTAAGCGAAAAAAATTCTGGTGCTGAAGAAGTCCAAGATGGAGGCTCTGAAGATGTCCAAAATTAAGATAACTTTAGTCAGAAGTACAATAGGTTTGCCTCAAAACCAAAGAAAGATAGTAAAGGCCTTAGGTTTTAGAAAATTAAATCAGAATGTTATTCATGAAAGTTCACCCACAATTAATGGGATGCTTCATAAAGTTAAACATTTAGTATCCATAGAGGATGTTTCCATTACAGATGGAAAGAAAGGTGGCTCATGAAACTACATGAATTAAAGCCTGCCGATGGTTCAAAACGTAATAGAAGAAGAGTTGGGAGAGGAAATGGTAGTGGAATGGGAAATTATGCTACTAGAGGGATGAAAGGCCAGAAATCAAGAAGTGGCGGATCAATAAAACGAGGTTTCGCTGGAGGTCAATTGTCTATGATTAAGGGGCTTCCTATGCTTAGAGGTTTTACCAATAAGTTTAGAACTGAATATCATCCTGTGAATATCTCATCTTTAAATTCTTTTGAATCCGGTAGTACTGTTGGACTGGAAGAGCTTAGGGCAAAAGGGCTCATAAAAAACGAAAAAACAAAAATAAAAGTTCTTGCAAGAGGATCAATTGATGTAGCTTTAACTGTCAAAGCACATAAATTCTCAGAACAAGCTCAAAGTGCAATTGAAAATGCAGGAGGAAAGATAGAGCTGCTATAAGTATGACTACCTCAGCGTCAAGAAATAAAGGACCGGGAAGACCAGCGTTGTTACAAGCGCTGATTGATTCATTTCGCACACCTGACTTAAGATTTAAAATATTATTTACTCTTGGTATGTTAGTTGTGTTTAGAGCCCTAGCTCACGTTCCGGTTGTTAATGTCGATAAAGGAATGATTAGCCGTCTATTTGAACAAGGGGACCCTACTGGTCAACTATTAGGATTTTTTGATCTTTTCAGTGGTGGTGGGCTTAGATCCCTTAGCATCATTTCTCTTGGTGTTTATCCTTATATTACTGCTTCAATTATTATGCAAATAATGAATCCTGTAATCCCGTACCTACAAAACCTTGCAAAGGAAGGTGAACAGGGTAGACAGAAGATTAACCAAATAACTCATTATATGATGATACCAATAGCCATAGCACAAGGATATGGTCAATTAACTTTAATGAAGCGACTTGGAGGTATTAGTGAGGAGTCATTTAGTTCGACATTTGGCTTAGACACTATTGCGATTTTGTTATCACTTGCTGCTGGTACTGCTTTTTTAGTTTGGCTTGGTGAATTGATTACAGAACATGGAATTGGTAACGGTGTTTCAATAATTATATTTGCTGGTATAGTTGCAAACTTTCCAACAGTGATTGGACAAGGGTTTATACAAAGGAATAGTAACCTGGGAGGCCTTTTAACATTGGTTATACTAGGTTTGGTTATTGTCTTTTTGATAGTTTTGTTTAACGAAGCACAAAGAAGAATTCCTGTGCAATATGGGCGGAGCTCCTTTCGAGGGGGGCGTATGTATCGCCAACAAGGTACAAGCTATTTACCTTTGAGGGTAAATTCGGCAGGTATGATTCCCTTGATATTTGCTTTTTCAATAATGATTTTGCCAGCAACCCTTGCATCCTTTTTTGCAGACCCCACCAGTGAATCAATTGGTGGCAAGATAGCTAATTTTTTTACTGTTACTTTTTCTCCTGATACAGCCTGGTATTGGCTATTTGTGTTTATATTAGTTGTAGCTTTTACTTTTTTTTACACGATGATTATGTTCCAACAACAAAACCTACCAGCTACATTGCAGAGAAATGGCGGTTTTATACCAGGAATAAGACCAGGTAAACCTACAGGGGATTACCTTAATCGGTTAATCATACGAATAACTTGGGGTGGCGCCATATTTCTTGGACTTATAGCAGTAATGCCGTATTTTGCCACATTAATAACAGACATTAAAGCTATTCAATTAAGTTCTGCGAGTCTACTAATTGTAGTTGGTGTTGCTCTTGATACATTACGCCAGCTGGAATCCCAATTGCTTATGAGAAATTATGAAGGGTTTATGAATTAGTATGAATAATATTGTTTTTTTAGGCCTAGCAGGTGCTGGTAAAGGGACTCAGGCTAAAATACTTTCAAATGTTATGAATATCCCTATGGTTTCATCTGGGGATTTGTTTCGTTTTCATTTAAGTAATGAAACAGCATTAGGTATTGAAGCTAATAAATATATGAGTACAGGTGCACTAGTGCCAGATGACATAACAATAAATATGATTCTTCAAAGAATTGAAGAAGAGGACTGCAATAACGGTTTTATATTAGATGGGTTTCCAAGAACACTGGAACAAGCAGAAAGTTTACATAAAGCTGTTAATGGAAATATAAACAATGTTGTATATATCGAAGTGGCACAAAATGAATTGGTAAGACGGCTTTCTGATAGAGTTATATGTACGATTAAGTCATGTAACGCTATTTTGTCAAAATCCGATATTATGGGGATGGATTCAAATTGTCCAGTATGTAATGAGCAGAGTTTAACCCAAAGGAAAGATGATTTACCTGACGTGGTTGAAAAT of SAR202 cluster bacterium contains these proteins:
- a CDS encoding 50S ribosomal protein L6, whose translation is MSRIGNKPIQIPSGVTIEIAESMVTVKGPKGELSQYVNDGIILKQEEDQVLVTRQSESKEHKSLHGLIRSLVANMVEGVSSGFEKTLELVGVGYRVQQSGKGVNLQLGYSHTIDVQPKEGITFELEGNNLIKIQGIDKQAVGETAANIRKLRKPNVYTGKGVRYQGEQVRRKAGKSGASGG
- a CDS encoding 50S ribosomal protein L18, yielding MFILAKVFVTKVNKLEEKPVRVELAVAKITTKKGQMISRHARVRKKVIGTSQRPRLTVFRSLNNVYAQIIDDSLGNTIVASSSLKLDTGGQKKSEIAYIVGKNIAELAKKAGISKVVFDRGGYKYHGRVKSLADGAREGGIEF
- a CDS encoding 30S ribosomal protein S5, translating into MTFNRNNTNQQDYQPEFSEKVVDIKRVAKVVKGGRNLSFRTLVVIGNGKGKVGVGLGKSEAIPDAVQKATSVAQKNLVSFDLKETTIPYQVEAKYGAAQVIIKPAPQGTGIRAGASMRAVLEQSGVKDVVAKSLRSQNPINVVRATISALGQLSEKNSGAEEVQDGGSEDVQN
- the rpmD gene encoding 50S ribosomal protein L30, translated to MEALKMSKIKITLVRSTIGLPQNQRKIVKALGFRKLNQNVIHESSPTINGMLHKVKHLVSIEDVSITDGKKGGS
- a CDS encoding 50S ribosomal protein L15, producing the protein MKLHELKPADGSKRNRRRVGRGNGSGMGNYATRGMKGQKSRSGGSIKRGFAGGQLSMIKGLPMLRGFTNKFRTEYHPVNISSLNSFESGSTVGLEELRAKGLIKNEKTKIKVLARGSIDVALTVKAHKFSEQAQSAIENAGGKIELL
- the secY gene encoding preprotein translocase subunit SecY; amino-acid sequence: MLQALIDSFRTPDLRFKILFTLGMLVVFRALAHVPVVNVDKGMISRLFEQGDPTGQLLGFFDLFSGGGLRSLSIISLGVYPYITASIIMQIMNPVIPYLQNLAKEGEQGRQKINQITHYMMIPIAIAQGYGQLTLMKRLGGISEESFSSTFGLDTIAILLSLAAGTAFLVWLGELITEHGIGNGVSIIIFAGIVANFPTVIGQGFIQRNSNLGGLLTLVILGLVIVFLIVLFNEAQRRIPVQYGRSSFRGGRMYRQQGTSYLPLRVNSAGMIPLIFAFSIMILPATLASFFADPTSESIGGKIANFFTVTFSPDTAWYWLFVFILVVAFTFFYTMIMFQQQNLPATLQRNGGFIPGIRPGKPTGDYLNRLIIRITWGGAIFLGLIAVMPYFATLITDIKAIQLSSASLLIVVGVALDTLRQLESQLLMRNYEGFMN
- a CDS encoding nucleoside monophosphate kinase yields the protein MNNIVFLGLAGAGKGTQAKILSNVMNIPMVSSGDLFRFHLSNETALGIEANKYMSTGALVPDDITINMILQRIEEEDCNNGFILDGFPRTLEQAESLHKAVNGNINNVVYIEVAQNELVRRLSDRVICTIKSCNAILSKSDIMGMDSNCPVCNEQSLTQRKDDLPDVVENRLKTQIPLINQLLDYYKNQEILISVDGEQDVDIVESEIQIKLGINQ